A genomic stretch from Methanomassiliicoccales archaeon includes:
- a CDS encoding glutamate--tRNA ligase yields MPGLMDLDRIGELIRKYALQNAVLYGGKADVKAVMGKVLAEQPELRSRAKEISAIVADQVRKINEMSIEIQRKELELIDSSLLQKKVKIEREHPLPELPGAEKGKVVMRFAPGPSGPLHIGHTRVAILNDEYVKRYDGIFINRIEDTNPEKIDPEAYDTIPEDLEWLGVKVHQTVIQSSRMELYYDIARKLIDMGKAYVCTCPVEEWRKLKEHGKACPHRELPKETQHEEFDRMLSGYYPEESAVLVVKTDLKHPNPAIRDFVGLRIVDSVPHPRTGARYRVYPMMNFSVAIDDHFLGMTHVLRGKDHLNNTQRQEYIFRYFGWKIPWYHHYGLVSVPESILKTSIVAQGIKAGEYSGWDDVRLGTVRALKRRGITPEAIRDYWIDCGIKDVDIQFSWETLYAFNKQRVDHLANRYFFVWDPVLISIEGVEALESHAPLHPNHPERGMRRLRLQGRPIKVYLNRNDLESIGLRGKLRLKDLCNIEVEGNLATYAGNDLSVVREGIRIVHWVPEYGIKTVVEMPDGSRKEGFSEPIPPSEIGNVIQFERFAFVRIETVTPVVRAVFTHA; encoded by the coding sequence ATGCCAGGCCTCATGGATCTCGATCGAATCGGCGAGCTCATCCGGAAATACGCGCTGCAGAATGCGGTTCTGTATGGTGGAAAGGCCGATGTTAAAGCGGTGATGGGGAAAGTTCTCGCGGAACAACCAGAGTTGAGGTCGAGAGCAAAAGAGATCTCGGCTATCGTAGCGGATCAAGTTCGAAAGATCAATGAGATGTCGATCGAGATCCAGCGGAAGGAGCTTGAGTTGATTGATTCCTCGCTTCTGCAGAAAAAAGTGAAAATCGAAAGAGAACATCCTCTCCCGGAATTGCCAGGGGCGGAAAAAGGAAAAGTCGTCATGCGTTTCGCGCCCGGCCCCTCAGGCCCTTTGCATATCGGTCATACAAGAGTTGCAATTCTTAATGATGAATATGTGAAACGTTACGATGGGATATTTATAAACAGGATTGAGGACACAAATCCCGAGAAAATTGATCCTGAGGCATACGATACGATCCCAGAAGATCTCGAATGGCTCGGCGTAAAAGTTCACCAAACCGTGATACAAAGCTCTCGTATGGAATTGTATTACGACATCGCGAGAAAACTCATCGATATGGGAAAGGCCTATGTTTGCACATGTCCGGTGGAGGAATGGCGAAAACTGAAAGAACATGGTAAGGCCTGCCCTCACAGAGAACTTCCGAAAGAGACCCAGCATGAAGAGTTCGATCGAATGCTTTCTGGTTATTACCCAGAAGAAAGTGCCGTTCTGGTTGTGAAAACGGATCTAAAACATCCAAATCCTGCTATTAGAGATTTCGTTGGCCTACGCATTGTCGACTCAGTTCCTCATCCGCGTACTGGTGCCCGATACAGGGTCTATCCGATGATGAATTTTAGTGTTGCAATTGACGATCATTTTCTAGGCATGACCCATGTCCTCCGAGGAAAGGACCATCTAAACAACACACAGCGCCAAGAGTACATTTTTAGATATTTCGGATGGAAAATTCCGTGGTATCATCACTATGGTCTGGTGTCAGTTCCAGAATCAATCCTCAAGACATCGATTGTGGCGCAGGGGATTAAGGCTGGCGAGTATTCGGGGTGGGATGATGTACGTCTTGGCACGGTGAGGGCGTTGAAGAGGCGGGGAATCACCCCCGAGGCGATTCGCGATTACTGGATTGATTGCGGAATCAAGGATGTTGATATCCAGTTTTCGTGGGAAACGCTCTATGCATTCAATAAACAACGGGTTGATCACTTGGCGAACAGGTATTTCTTCGTTTGGGATCCTGTGCTCATCAGCATCGAGGGCGTTGAAGCGCTCGAATCACATGCTCCACTTCATCCCAATCATCCAGAACGAGGCATGAGACGATTAAGACTGCAAGGTAGGCCTATTAAGGTTTATCTGAATAGAAATGACCTCGAGTCCATCGGATTAAGAGGAAAACTCCGACTCAAAGATCTGTGTAATATTGAAGTTGAAGGAAATCTCGCAACATATGCTGGTAACGATCTTTCAGTAGTGAGAGAGGGAATCAGAATTGTTCATTGGGTTCCTGAGTATGGCATTAAAACAGTTGTGG
- a CDS encoding UbiD family decarboxylase, with protein MSLRGILSRVEDAISVDDDVPLEYEITRWLLKHPDVPIRFKNLNGFEAVGNLWTTRERIARYFNIKKGEIAGKLLHAINNPCPPIEIKDPPFRQKIIEDVDLRVLPIPKWYPGDGGRYITSAIAASEYKGKRNLSFHRLMLLDRRRLAIRLVPRHLFTMYESSLKEGRELPVAFCIGVCPAVLLAAATSLEYAQDEMTIASSLRKICLGQPAEVARTDSGIVVPAYSEIILEGRITAETVEEGPFVDITGTYDRKRIQPVVEIDKIYMTEKPIFHLILPGGLEHYMLMGLPREPLIYRAVSQVVPRVHAVRLTEGGCCWLHGVVSITKNREGDGINAILAAFSGHPSMKKVIIVDDDIDVFDDRQVEWAVATRFQADRGLVVIRNAAGSTLDPSADGVTSKIGIDATKPYSAEGFDKASID; from the coding sequence ATGTCTCTACGAGGCATACTTTCTCGCGTTGAGGATGCGATTTCTGTCGATGATGATGTACCGCTCGAATATGAAATCACAAGATGGTTGCTAAAGCATCCAGATGTGCCAATTAGGTTCAAAAATCTCAATGGATTCGAGGCTGTTGGCAATTTGTGGACCACAAGGGAAAGAATAGCGAGATATTTCAACATCAAAAAGGGGGAGATCGCAGGGAAACTGTTACACGCGATCAATAATCCATGCCCTCCAATCGAGATCAAGGATCCTCCTTTCAGACAAAAAATCATCGAGGACGTTGATCTTCGAGTCCTTCCGATTCCGAAATGGTATCCAGGAGATGGGGGAAGATATATCACATCAGCAATTGCTGCTTCCGAGTACAAAGGAAAAAGAAATCTCTCGTTTCATCGATTGATGCTTCTGGATCGGAGACGCTTGGCGATACGGCTTGTTCCAAGACACCTTTTCACGATGTATGAATCGAGTTTAAAAGAAGGAAGAGAATTGCCCGTTGCATTCTGCATAGGTGTATGTCCAGCTGTTCTTCTCGCCGCCGCAACCTCGCTAGAATACGCTCAGGACGAAATGACGATTGCAAGTTCGCTAAGGAAAATATGTCTAGGTCAGCCGGCAGAAGTCGCAAGAACCGATAGCGGGATCGTTGTGCCCGCGTATTCGGAAATTATCCTTGAAGGCAGAATCACGGCGGAGACCGTTGAGGAAGGGCCGTTTGTCGATATCACGGGAACTTACGACAGAAAGAGAATCCAGCCAGTAGTCGAAATTGACAAAATTTACATGACAGAAAAACCAATTTTTCATCTGATCCTTCCAGGCGGTCTGGAACACTACATGCTAATGGGTCTTCCGAGAGAGCCATTAATTTATAGAGCGGTCAGCCAGGTGGTACCCCGCGTTCATGCAGTTAGGCTCACAGAAGGTGGTTGCTGCTGGCTACACGGTGTTGTTTCCATCACAAAGAATCGAGAGGGCGATGGAATCAACGCAATATTGGCAGCATTTTCTGGTCATCCTTCAATGAAAAAGGTCATTATTGTGGATGACGACATCGATGTATTTGATGATAGGCAGGTTGAATGGGCTGTTGCGACGCGATTCCAGGCCGATCGTGGGCTTGTCGTTATTAGAAATGCGGCTGGCTCTACGCTTGATCCGAGTGCCGACGGCGTCACTTCAAAGATCGGGATCGATGCCACCAAACCATACTCCGCCGAGGGATTTGATAAGGCGTCGATCGATTAA
- a CDS encoding adenylosuccinate synthase encodes MFFTKISILYDGESLSTLAVIGTQWGDEGKGKITDYLAEKADFVVRFQGGTNAGHTITLDHEIFKLHLLPSGIIRENTISVIGNGVVIDPEELIEEMKTVEKSGRSIGGLRISDRAHVIMPYHKILDRAEESHRGSKGVGTTGRGIGPCYSDKISRYGIRVCDLLDEESLKEKLEVIYPIKERILDIYGGSDLPSIEEMMKKLIEYGSYLEKYITDTSVLINEAIRNGKKVLFEGAQGTMLDIDHGTYPYVTSSNCVAGGICTGAGVPPTCINEILGVVKAYTTRVGSGPFPTELKDELGSRLLERGGEFGTTTGRPRRCGWLDLVVVKYAIRLSGITSLAITKIDVLSGMKKIKIAVAYEIDGQIVKEFPSSISKIKKAKPVYKEFDGWEEWPKNETVEICRKGYDALPKEMKEYLNFISSFTGVPISIVSIGPKRDETIDTGLLKWMKD; translated from the coding sequence ATGTTTTTTACCAAGATCAGCATCCTTTATGATGGTGAGAGTCTGTCAACGCTCGCAGTGATCGGGACTCAATGGGGAGATGAGGGAAAGGGCAAGATTACGGATTACCTGGCCGAAAAGGCGGATTTCGTCGTGAGATTTCAGGGCGGCACGAATGCGGGCCACACTATAACGTTGGATCATGAGATTTTTAAACTCCATTTGCTTCCGTCGGGAATTATTAGGGAAAATACGATTTCAGTTATTGGCAATGGTGTCGTCATCGACCCGGAAGAATTGATCGAAGAGATGAAAACCGTTGAAAAGAGCGGTCGTAGTATCGGAGGTCTGAGAATTTCAGATAGGGCACATGTGATCATGCCATATCACAAAATACTCGATAGAGCGGAAGAGAGTCATCGTGGATCGAAAGGTGTCGGTACAACAGGTCGCGGAATTGGACCGTGTTACTCAGACAAGATTTCGCGTTACGGTATCAGGGTTTGTGATCTTCTAGATGAAGAATCGCTGAAAGAAAAATTGGAAGTGATATATCCCATCAAAGAAAGGATTCTTGACATATATGGTGGATCTGATCTGCCATCAATTGAGGAAATGATGAAAAAATTAATCGAATATGGGTCCTATCTTGAGAAATATATTACCGATACTTCTGTTCTTATCAATGAGGCGATCAGGAATGGCAAAAAAGTTCTCTTTGAAGGTGCTCAAGGTACCATGCTAGACATTGATCACGGAACGTATCCGTATGTCACTTCTTCGAATTGTGTTGCTGGCGGAATATGCACTGGTGCTGGCGTTCCGCCAACCTGTATCAATGAGATTCTCGGCGTTGTGAAAGCGTATACGACGCGTGTAGGTTCAGGTCCATTTCCCACAGAGCTCAAAGATGAGTTAGGTTCTCGCTTGCTTGAAAGGGGAGGGGAGTTTGGTACGACAACGGGGAGACCGCGACGATGTGGATGGCTGGATCTTGTCGTCGTCAAATACGCTATCAGACTGAGTGGCATCACATCACTTGCGATAACAAAAATTGATGTGCTGAGCGGTATGAAGAAAATTAAGATAGCAGTCGCTTATGAGATTGATGGTCAGATTGTAAAGGAGTTTCCATCGAGCATCTCAAAAATCAAGAAAGCAAAGCCAGTTTACAAAGAGTTTGATGGCTGGGAGGAATGGCCGAAAAATGAAACCGTTGAAATTTGCCGCAAGGGTTACGATGCACTTCCGAAGGAAATGAAAGAGTATCTGAATTTCATCTCGTCGTTCACTGGCGTACCAATCAGCATCGTTAGTATAGGCCCAAAGAGAGATGAAACGATCGATACGGGATTGCTTAAATGGATGAAGGATTAA
- a CDS encoding tRNA (guanine(10)-N(2))-dimethyltransferase — translation MSEIPSAVEIVEGSTRVLVPKQHTLKGPGKRLGGVFYNQQTAFSRDVSVMFFGALKFEGKALDGLAGTGVRAVRIANESPGDFEFIINDRSKEAFEYIKRNIDLNGLENCIPCHSDVRILLCEQTFDYIDIDPFGSPVPFVQLGIEGCKRRGILGITATDTAPLAGTYPDKCLRRYGAKPFRCAFGHEIGLRILIGYLAREAAKFERGIKPVLCFYADHYFRVHIQLLEGAQYADQSLRTLGSIGYDENSKERKFPATDDLEQIGPLWLGRLFDKELLVRMIPYDFLHCKNRCAKYLKIWKEELDELPYFYDVDEISSILKISPPPLNDILEELRKSGKASRTHFSPRGFKTDLTLKEVLERVEEIAK, via the coding sequence GTGAGTGAGATTCCATCTGCAGTCGAAATCGTGGAAGGGAGCACAAGGGTTCTCGTTCCGAAACAACATACGCTGAAAGGCCCTGGTAAGCGCCTCGGCGGGGTGTTCTATAATCAGCAAACAGCTTTCAGCAGGGACGTAAGCGTCATGTTCTTCGGCGCTTTGAAATTCGAGGGAAAGGCGCTTGATGGACTGGCAGGGACGGGAGTTAGAGCGGTCAGAATAGCTAATGAATCACCAGGGGATTTTGAATTTATTATCAATGATAGAAGCAAGGAAGCTTTCGAATACATCAAGAGAAATATCGATCTCAACGGCCTGGAAAATTGTATTCCGTGCCACTCCGATGTGAGAATCCTATTGTGTGAACAGACTTTTGACTATATCGACATCGACCCGTTTGGCTCACCAGTACCTTTTGTTCAGTTAGGGATCGAAGGATGCAAACGACGAGGCATTCTTGGCATAACCGCGACAGATACGGCGCCGCTTGCTGGTACGTATCCAGATAAATGCTTGAGAAGATATGGAGCGAAACCGTTCCGTTGTGCGTTCGGTCATGAAATAGGCTTGCGAATTTTGATAGGTTATCTTGCCAGAGAAGCCGCGAAATTTGAGAGAGGAATCAAGCCAGTGCTCTGCTTTTACGCGGATCATTATTTCAGGGTTCATATTCAATTACTTGAAGGCGCTCAATACGCTGACCAATCGTTGCGCACATTAGGGTCAATCGGTTATGATGAAAATTCAAAGGAGCGAAAGTTTCCAGCAACTGACGATCTCGAGCAGATCGGTCCGCTCTGGCTTGGTAGACTTTTCGACAAGGAGCTCCTCGTTCGAATGATTCCTTATGATTTTCTTCATTGCAAGAATCGTTGTGCTAAGTATCTTAAGATCTGGAAAGAAGAGCTCGATGAGCTCCCGTATTTCTACGACGTAGATGAGATCTCGTCGATCTTGAAGATTTCACCGCCTCCTTTGAATGATATCCTAGAAGAATTGAGGAAATCTGGAAAAGCATCAAGAACGCATTTTTCTCCAAGAGGCTTCAAGACGGATCTAACGTTAAAGGAGGTTTTAGAAAGAGTTGAGGAAATTGCGAAATGA
- a CDS encoding NTPase codes for MSKGIKIGITGLPGAGKTHALLKVIEMLEADEMKVGGMITEPIIEDNKRLGFYVIDWQTKRKAILASTEIRSKFMVGKFGVDLSALEEVGVEAILKACETADVVVIDEVGKMEVESEKFVSAVKAALEIEKPLLLTLHKKSRNPLLQDIRRRDDVRILEVTPINRNLLPYKIMKLMKGELL; via the coding sequence ATGAGCAAGGGAATAAAAATTGGTATTACTGGATTACCTGGCGCTGGTAAAACACATGCTCTTCTCAAAGTCATCGAGATGCTGGAAGCGGACGAGATGAAAGTTGGAGGAATGATCACCGAACCAATCATTGAAGATAACAAAAGGCTTGGCTTTTATGTGATCGACTGGCAAACGAAACGGAAAGCCATTCTCGCGAGTACGGAGATCCGTAGCAAATTCATGGTTGGGAAATTCGGTGTTGATCTCAGCGCGCTGGAGGAGGTCGGTGTTGAAGCGATCCTGAAAGCATGCGAGACAGCTGATGTCGTTGTAATTGATGAGGTCGGAAAAATGGAGGTCGAAAGCGAAAAATTCGTGAGTGCTGTCAAAGCGGCACTAGAAATCGAAAAACCTCTATTGCTGACCTTACACAAAAAATCTAGAAATCCGCTTCTCCAAGATATACGGAGAAGGGATGATGTAAGGATTCTTGAAGTAACGCCGATCAATCGGAATCTATTGCCTTATAAGATCATGAAATTGATGAAAGGAGAACTCCTGTGA
- a CDS encoding dihydroneopterin aldolase family protein — protein MIPRKSWGDSLTKRDELASKYFKCSKRERAAFEAGIKLGTIYHQFVGTPISSSNVESLERAIEDGVRVQPFVEDVSVKIDRKSLRKKRNEYDYQTLTGQMLEVSVIIRIDEVKVVAQMKYIEELNYPLMFIKEIVET, from the coding sequence ATGATTCCTCGGAAATCGTGGGGCGATTCTTTGACAAAAAGAGACGAACTCGCGTCGAAGTACTTCAAGTGTTCGAAGAGAGAGCGGGCTGCCTTCGAAGCGGGAATCAAGCTTGGGACGATTTACCATCAATTCGTCGGAACACCCATCAGTTCATCGAATGTTGAGAGTCTAGAAAGGGCTATTGAAGATGGTGTTCGTGTCCAGCCATTTGTCGAAGACGTGAGTGTGAAGATCGATCGAAAGAGTTTGAGGAAGAAGCGCAATGAGTATGATTATCAAACCCTAACCGGGCAGATGCTGGAAGTAAGTGTCATAATCAGAATTGATGAGGTAAAAGTCGTTGCCCAGATGAAATACATCGAAGAGTTGAATTATCCGCTTATGTTCATCAAGGAGATCGTTGAAACCTAA
- a CDS encoding acetate--CoA ligase family protein has product MDIAQLRRQGRKYLSESEVKTILKDYGIKTTNFTLINRDQIESIEINFPVAVKVCSSDIMHKTDVGGVFLNVKSREELRECHDLITSRFPGASVLVEPMEKPGVEVIVGLIKDRTFGMSIMFGIGGVLTELYNDVSFRLVPLDRFDAEEMIDEIKAQKLFRGFRNIKTDRDSLIDLLVKVARFGDEFKEHINQLDLNPVFVRENDTIVIDAKLVLEPFN; this is encoded by the coding sequence ATGGATATAGCACAACTAAGGCGGCAGGGACGAAAATACCTCTCAGAAAGTGAGGTAAAAACGATACTGAAAGATTACGGAATAAAGACTACCAACTTTACTCTCATCAACCGAGATCAAATTGAATCGATCGAAATCAATTTTCCTGTAGCAGTGAAAGTCTGTTCCTCCGACATCATGCACAAGACCGATGTTGGCGGTGTTTTTTTAAATGTGAAGAGCCGAGAGGAACTTCGCGAGTGTCATGATCTCATCACGTCACGGTTTCCTGGTGCATCCGTCCTAGTCGAACCGATGGAAAAGCCAGGAGTTGAGGTCATTGTAGGACTCATCAAGGACAGAACCTTTGGAATGAGTATCATGTTTGGAATCGGCGGAGTGCTGACGGAATTGTACAATGACGTTTCTTTTAGACTTGTACCCCTTGATAGATTCGATGCAGAAGAAATGATCGATGAAATCAAAGCACAGAAGCTCTTCCGTGGCTTCAGAAATATTAAAACAGACAGAGATTCGCTTATCGATCTTTTAGTAAAGGTTGCAAGATTCGGTGATGAATTCAAGGAGCATATTAATCAACTTGATCTCAATCCAGTTTTCGTGAGAGAAAACGACACGATTGTGATTGATGCAAAACTAGTATTGGAACCCTTTAATTAA
- a CDS encoding 2-oxoacid:acceptor oxidoreductase family protein translates to MLISVRFAGIGGQGIIFSGIALARAASLYEKKGGNELFAVQTQSYGPEARGGTSKCDVKISDRAEFYPFIEKPDYLVLMSQPAYEQFIQDTKSDTIVVLDTDAVESRPDLRYYEVPAIRKAKELQKPIIANIIMLGAFIHLSKIISKKSVIRALQDISPQGTFELNKDAFEVGFKLGKALTLQHRETGIV, encoded by the coding sequence ATGTTGATTTCTGTACGATTTGCGGGCATAGGGGGCCAAGGGATTATTTTCTCTGGTATTGCGCTCGCTAGAGCAGCCTCCCTTTACGAAAAGAAAGGAGGAAATGAGCTGTTTGCCGTGCAGACCCAATCTTATGGGCCTGAAGCACGAGGTGGGACTTCAAAATGCGATGTCAAAATTTCAGATCGAGCCGAATTTTACCCTTTTATCGAAAAACCTGATTACCTGGTCTTGATGTCACAACCAGCGTATGAGCAATTCATCCAGGATACAAAATCAGATACGATTGTGGTCCTTGACACCGATGCGGTGGAGTCGAGACCCGATCTTCGATATTACGAGGTACCTGCCATCAGAAAAGCAAAGGAATTACAAAAACCCATCATTGCCAACATCATTATGCTCGGTGCGTTTATTCATCTTTCTAAAATCATCAGCAAAAAATCGGTGATTCGGGCATTACAAGATATTTCACCGCAGGGAACGTTTGAATTGAACAAGGATGCTTTCGAGGTTGGTTTCAAGCTTGGAAAGGCTCTGACACTGCAGCACCGAGAAACGGGAATCGTTTGA
- a CDS encoding superoxide dismutase, with amino-acid sequence MEDDRFYTLPKLKYGYHELAPNISEEQLTIHHDKHHQAYVAGANAILEKLDKARKENVEIDMKSTLKELSFHIGGHVLHSLFWDNMAPASKGGGSPGGRLADVLTKEFGNIERFKKEFSQAANSVEGSGWAALVFCRSTKRPLIMQIEKHNVNLYPGFRILMVLDLWEHAYYIDYRNVRPKFVDAFWNVVNWDEVEKRLSEVF; translated from the coding sequence ATGGAGGACGATAGGTTTTACACGCTTCCAAAATTAAAATATGGATATCACGAGCTGGCGCCGAATATTTCGGAAGAACAGTTAACAATACACCACGACAAACATCATCAGGCTTATGTCGCTGGTGCAAACGCAATTCTTGAAAAGCTGGATAAAGCAAGAAAGGAAAATGTTGAGATCGATATGAAATCAACGCTGAAGGAATTATCTTTTCACATCGGCGGACACGTTCTCCATTCGTTGTTCTGGGATAATATGGCCCCGGCCTCGAAAGGAGGGGGATCACCAGGTGGGCGCTTGGCCGATGTCCTCACAAAAGAATTTGGTAATATCGAACGTTTTAAAAAGGAGTTTTCACAAGCGGCGAATAGCGTGGAAGGATCTGGATGGGCAGCACTCGTCTTTTGCAGATCGACGAAACGTCCCCTCATCATGCAAATCGAGAAACATAACGTCAACCTTTATCCCGGATTTAGGATTCTGATGGTGCTTGACCTTTGGGAGCATGCTTATTACATAGATTACAGAAATGTCCGACCCAAATTCGTCGATGCGTTCTGGAACGTCGTCAACTGGGATGAAGTTGAAAAAAGACTGTCCGAAGTTTTCTAA
- a CDS encoding 2-oxoacid:ferredoxin oxidoreductase subunit beta: protein MNCFYRAFSELNLDQDRVVFVSGVGCSSRVPGYIRADSIHTTHGRALAVATGINLANPDLKVIVFTGDGDLGAIGGNHFINASRRNAEMTVFCINNNIYGMTGGQASTTTPYNALSSTTPYGNKEYPFDLAELAVTAGANFVARWTVRNVKEIIGSMKKALTKKGFSFVEIVSPCPTGFGRRNKMGDPKQMYEWLKIKTVRREKTKSWDIDPVDLNIEGQITVGEFVERNRPSLAEILRSVKPNIAQT from the coding sequence ATGAATTGTTTCTATCGGGCATTCTCAGAACTGAATTTGGATCAGGATCGAGTTGTATTCGTGTCTGGTGTTGGCTGCAGTTCGAGAGTTCCGGGATATATTCGCGCAGACTCAATACACACGACGCATGGCCGAGCGCTTGCTGTCGCGACAGGAATCAATCTAGCAAACCCCGATCTGAAAGTAATTGTTTTCACCGGGGATGGAGATCTCGGTGCGATAGGAGGAAATCACTTTATTAACGCCAGCAGAAGGAATGCAGAAATGACAGTCTTTTGCATCAACAATAATATATACGGTATGACTGGTGGCCAAGCATCAACGACTACGCCGTATAATGCACTCAGCAGTACCACACCTTATGGCAATAAAGAATATCCGTTCGATCTTGCCGAACTTGCTGTCACCGCAGGTGCGAATTTTGTCGCAAGGTGGACTGTCAGAAATGTGAAAGAAATTATAGGTTCGATGAAAAAAGCACTCACGAAGAAGGGATTCTCATTTGTTGAAATCGTTTCCCCCTGTCCCACTGGTTTCGGTAGAAGGAACAAGATGGGGGATCCAAAACAGATGTATGAATGGTTGAAAATCAAGACAGTTAGGCGAGAAAAAACGAAATCATGGGATATTGATCCAGTCGATTTGAATATTGAAGGACAAATCACTGTCGGAGAATTTGTCGAACGGAATCGACCTTCGCTCGCTGAGATCTTGAGATCAGTGAAACCAAATATCGCACAAACATGA
- a CDS encoding 2-oxoacid:acceptor oxidoreductase subunit alpha yields the protein MRLPEGTYFLQGNEACAEGAIVAGLRFFAGYPITPSTEIAERLALRLPEEGGIFIQMEDEIASISAVIGASWVGAKAMTATSGPGFSLMQESIGYAAMTETPLVIVDVMRGGPSTGLPTLPSQGDVMQAKFGSHGDYEIIALAPATVQDMFDMTIQAFNLSEEYRVPVIILSDAEVGHMRGKVKVPEKLEVNNRKIRTDKVWHDGFAYGESLVPNFPVFGRGFRVHVTGLSHDIAGYPRNDPEVHQELVMRLSEKILKNRDRICSTQIFNENAERFIVAYGSPALAAREVIRSNGSIGLLQLKTIWPTPEKQIMEIARQAAEIIVLEMNLGQIYREIQRIACTAGCAKVRLFSKLGGEVHTPREIAMFLKGG from the coding sequence ATGAGATTGCCTGAGGGGACATATTTCCTGCAGGGAAACGAGGCGTGTGCCGAGGGCGCCATTGTCGCGGGTCTCCGATTCTTCGCTGGGTATCCTATTACTCCTTCGACAGAAATTGCAGAAAGGTTAGCACTCAGACTTCCTGAGGAGGGTGGAATCTTTATACAGATGGAGGATGAAATCGCTTCCATTTCCGCGGTCATCGGCGCTTCGTGGGTCGGCGCGAAGGCGATGACCGCTACTTCAGGTCCTGGCTTTAGCCTCATGCAGGAGAGTATCGGATACGCGGCAATGACCGAAACGCCGCTTGTTATCGTTGATGTGATGCGAGGCGGACCATCAACAGGATTGCCGACCCTTCCATCGCAGGGAGATGTCATGCAGGCAAAATTTGGATCGCATGGTGACTACGAGATCATTGCGCTTGCTCCGGCTACGGTTCAAGATATGTTCGATATGACGATTCAGGCGTTCAATCTCTCAGAGGAATATCGCGTACCTGTTATTATCCTGTCAGATGCGGAAGTCGGTCATATGCGTGGAAAGGTCAAGGTTCCTGAGAAACTCGAAGTCAACAACCGAAAAATTCGAACGGATAAGGTGTGGCATGATGGATTTGCCTATGGTGAGTCCCTGGTCCCGAATTTTCCAGTTTTTGGCAGAGGATTCCGTGTACACGTAACGGGTCTTTCCCATGACATAGCTGGATATCCGAGAAATGATCCCGAAGTTCACCAGGAACTTGTTATGAGGCTCTCCGAAAAGATTCTGAAAAACAGAGATAGAATCTGCAGCACTCAAATTTTCAATGAGAACGCCGAAAGATTCATTGTGGCATATGGGTCACCAGCCCTTGCGGCGAGAGAGGTGATCAGAAGCAACGGCTCCATCGGGCTACTCCAACTTAAGACCATATGGCCAACTCCTGAAAAGCAAATTATGGAAATTGCCAGACAAGCAGCAGAAATCATTGTTCTCGAAATGAATTTGGGACAAATCTATCGCGAGATTCAGAGAATTGCGTGTACAGCAGGGTGCGCGAAGGTAAGGCTATTCTCGAAATTGGGAGGGGAAGTACATACTCCAAGGGAAATCGCAATGTTTCTCAAGGGTGGTTGA
- a CDS encoding ferredoxin family protein yields the protein MQVRVNPEYCKGCGLCILVCPRGVFKQGSSLSERGYFLPIVNSPEKCANWKRKDKKRAVCEMCILTCPDHALDWDASGGKDR from the coding sequence ATGCAGGTCCGAGTCAATCCTGAGTACTGCAAAGGATGTGGGCTTTGTATATTGGTTTGCCCTCGAGGTGTTTTTAAACAAGGATCTTCATTGAGCGAAAGAGGGTATTTTCTTCCAATTGTTAATTCCCCTGAAAAATGCGCGAACTGGAAGCGAAAGGACAAGAAGAGAGCGGTATGCGAGATGTGTATTTTGACCTGCCCTGATCACGCGCTCGATTGGGACGCGTCAGGAGGAAAAGATCGATGA